The proteins below are encoded in one region of Alistipes communis:
- the purM gene encoding phosphoribosylformylglycinamidine cyclo-ligase — translation MAESYEKAGVNLEAGYEVVRRIKKHVASTARTGVMGTIGAFGGMFDLAALGVKEPVLVSGTDGVGTKLKLAFALDKHDTIGIDAVAMCVNDVLAQGAEPLFFLDYVAVGHNEPVKIEGIVCGVAEGCRQAGCALVGGETAEMPGMYEGGEYDIAGFTVGVVERSRLIDGSKVKTGDVLVGIASSGVHSNGFSLVRKVLSDNGLELNKVYPELSNRTLGEVLLTPTKIYVKPVLDVIRRCDVHGISHITGGGFDENIPRILHEGQGIAIEEGTWEILPVFRFLEKYGKIAHREMFNIFNMGVGMVIALDAEEAQKAVDILASHGEQASVIGRVTDSEGVVIR, via the coding sequence ATGGCAGAAAGTTATGAGAAGGCCGGCGTGAATCTCGAAGCCGGTTACGAGGTGGTCCGCCGCATCAAGAAGCACGTCGCTTCGACGGCGCGCACGGGCGTCATGGGTACGATCGGCGCCTTCGGCGGCATGTTCGATCTGGCGGCTCTCGGAGTCAAGGAGCCGGTGCTCGTAAGCGGTACCGACGGCGTGGGAACCAAGCTCAAACTGGCCTTCGCGCTGGACAAACACGATACGATCGGCATCGATGCCGTGGCGATGTGCGTCAACGACGTGCTGGCTCAGGGTGCCGAGCCGCTCTTTTTCCTCGATTATGTGGCCGTGGGGCACAACGAACCGGTCAAGATCGAGGGCATCGTCTGCGGCGTGGCCGAGGGGTGCCGTCAGGCGGGCTGTGCGCTCGTAGGCGGCGAGACGGCCGAGATGCCGGGCATGTACGAAGGCGGCGAGTACGACATCGCGGGGTTCACGGTGGGCGTCGTCGAACGCAGCCGGCTCATCGACGGGTCGAAGGTCAAGACCGGCGACGTGCTGGTCGGGATCGCCTCGTCGGGCGTCCATTCCAACGGCTTCTCGCTGGTGCGCAAGGTGCTGTCGGACAACGGACTGGAACTGAACAAGGTCTATCCCGAACTGAGTAACCGCACGTTGGGCGAGGTGCTGCTCACCCCGACGAAAATCTATGTGAAGCCGGTGCTCGACGTGATCCGCCGGTGCGACGTCCACGGCATCAGCCACATCACCGGCGGCGGATTCGACGAGAACATTCCCCGCATCCTGCACGAGGGGCAGGGCATCGCCATCGAGGAGGGGACGTGGGAGATCCTGCCCGTGTTCCGCTTCCTGGAGAAGTACGGAAAGATCGCCCACCGCGAGATGTTCAACATCTTCAACATGGGCGTCGGCATGGTCATCGCGCTCGACGCCGAGGAGGCGCAGAAGGCCGTCGACATCCTCGCGTCGCACGGAGAGCAGGCGTCGGTCATCGGACGTGTCACCGACTCCGAAGGGGTCGTCATCCGGTAG
- the folD gene encoding bifunctional methylenetetrahydrofolate dehydrogenase/methenyltetrahydrofolate cyclohydrolase FolD, translating into MATIISGKELSASMKAEMAAAVKEFPAKYGRAPHLVVVLVGDDPASVSYVTGKAKASAEVGIRNTTIRRPAETGEAELLALIGELNVDDGVDGILVQLPLPKHIDEDRVIAAIRREKDVDGFHPLNVANLWLKQPCTLPCTPKGIIRMLQRAGVEIAGKRAVVIGRSNIVGLPVAKLLLDANATVTIAHSRTRNLPEVTREADILVVAIGRPRFVTADMVRPGAVVIDVGVNRDPGTGKLCGDVDYAAVEPLASVITPVPGGVGPMTIACLMENTVECFLRKMER; encoded by the coding sequence ATGGCGACGATAATCAGCGGAAAAGAGTTGTCGGCCTCGATGAAGGCCGAAATGGCGGCGGCGGTGAAGGAGTTCCCCGCCAAATACGGGCGGGCGCCCCATCTGGTCGTGGTGCTCGTGGGCGACGATCCGGCCAGCGTGAGCTATGTGACGGGCAAGGCCAAGGCTTCGGCCGAGGTGGGCATTCGCAACACGACGATCCGCCGCCCGGCGGAGACGGGCGAGGCGGAGTTGCTGGCGCTGATCGGCGAACTGAACGTCGACGACGGCGTGGACGGGATTCTGGTGCAGCTGCCCCTGCCGAAGCATATCGACGAGGATCGGGTGATCGCGGCGATCCGCCGCGAGAAGGACGTGGACGGTTTCCATCCGCTCAACGTAGCCAATCTGTGGCTCAAACAGCCCTGCACGCTGCCCTGCACGCCGAAAGGAATTATCCGGATGTTGCAGCGGGCAGGTGTGGAGATCGCCGGCAAACGTGCCGTGGTGATCGGCCGCAGCAATATCGTAGGGCTGCCGGTGGCCAAATTGCTGCTCGACGCCAACGCTACGGTGACGATCGCCCACAGCCGCACGCGAAATCTGCCGGAGGTGACGCGCGAAGCGGACATCCTGGTCGTGGCGATCGGCCGGCCGCGTTTCGTGACGGCCGACATGGTGCGTCCGGGCGCCGTGGTGATCGACGTGGGGGTCAACCGCGATCCCGGGACGGGCAAGCTGTGCGGCGACGTGGACTACGCCGCCGTCGAACCTCTGGCCTCGGTCATCACTCCCGTGCCGGGCGGCGTGGGGCCGATGACGATCGCTTGTCTGATGGAGAATACGGTCGAATGTTTCCTGCGTAAAATGGAGCGGTGA
- a CDS encoding DUF2721 domain-containing protein codes for MEELTLTVPALLFPAISLILLAYTNRFLSYAQLIRTLKAQYLQHRSDLTAAQIDNLRRRLYLTRAMQILGIASLFLCVVTMFLLYIGLQLVAAYVFGAGLLALIGSLGVSIREIQISVRALEIYLNDMEH; via the coding sequence ATGGAAGAACTCACACTCACCGTCCCCGCGCTGCTCTTTCCCGCCATTTCGCTGATCCTGCTGGCCTACACCAACCGGTTTCTCTCCTACGCCCAGCTGATCCGCACGCTCAAAGCGCAATACCTCCAACACCGTTCCGACCTGACGGCCGCCCAGATCGACAACCTGCGGCGGCGGCTCTACCTGACCCGCGCCATGCAGATTCTGGGGATCGCCAGCCTGTTCCTGTGCGTCGTGACGATGTTCCTGCTCTACATCGGGCTGCAGCTCGTGGCCGCATACGTCTTCGGTGCGGGCCTGTTGGCGCTGATCGGCTCGCTCGGCGTCTCCATCCGCGAAATCCAGATTTCGGTACGGGCACTCGAAATCTACCTGAACGACATGGAACACTGA
- the purH gene encoding bifunctional phosphoribosylaminoimidazolecarboxamide formyltransferase/IMP cyclohydrolase, with the protein MRALISVSDKTGVVDFAKNLKALGWEVIATGGTMKLLRESGVEVLNISDVTGFPEICDGRVKTLHPAVHGGLLARRDVEEHVEALRVNGIEFIDLVCVNLYPFRQTIAKEGVTLAEAIENIDIGGPSMLRSAAKNFRDVTVVCDPADYAAILDEMRAEGNTSVETRLRLSAKAYTHTAEYDSMIATYMRAQAGLPEKLFLDFDLVQSLRYGENPHQTAKFYRSAEEVPFSLAHARQLNGKELSYNNIQDANAALNIVREFDEPFCVGLKHMNPCGAAVGRDVVEAWTKAYEADKVSIFGGIVAVNREVTREAAERMKPIFLEIIMAPKFSEGALEVLCTKKNLRLLEVDMTRSDVHPMQYVSVNGGLLAQELDVETKRVEASMTVTKARPDAAQLRDLEFAWRIVKHVKSNAIVVVKGGQTLGVGAGQMNRIGSAEIALKEAQAKGATEGLVMASDGFFPFDDCVTLAAANGVAAIVQPGGSVRDEDSIRKADETGVAMLFTGMRHFKH; encoded by the coding sequence ATGAGGGCATTGATAAGTGTCAGCGATAAGACGGGCGTCGTCGACTTCGCAAAGAATTTGAAGGCTTTGGGCTGGGAGGTGATCGCCACGGGCGGCACGATGAAACTGTTGCGCGAGAGCGGTGTCGAGGTGTTGAACATCAGCGACGTGACCGGCTTCCCCGAGATTTGCGACGGGCGCGTGAAGACGCTTCATCCGGCCGTGCACGGCGGTCTGCTGGCGCGCCGCGACGTCGAGGAGCACGTCGAGGCGCTGCGCGTCAACGGCATCGAGTTCATCGATCTGGTCTGCGTGAACCTCTATCCCTTCCGCCAGACGATCGCCAAAGAGGGCGTTACGCTGGCCGAAGCGATCGAGAACATCGACATCGGCGGCCCTTCGATGCTGCGCAGTGCGGCCAAGAATTTCCGCGACGTGACCGTCGTCTGCGATCCGGCGGACTACGCCGCGATTCTGGACGAGATGCGCGCCGAGGGCAATACTTCGGTCGAAACGCGTCTGCGTCTTTCGGCCAAGGCCTACACCCATACGGCGGAGTACGACAGCATGATCGCCACCTACATGCGTGCGCAGGCGGGCCTGCCCGAGAAACTGTTCCTCGATTTCGATCTGGTGCAGTCGCTCCGCTACGGCGAGAATCCCCATCAGACGGCCAAGTTCTACCGCTCGGCCGAGGAGGTTCCCTTCTCGCTGGCCCATGCCCGGCAACTCAACGGCAAGGAGCTGTCGTACAATAATATCCAGGACGCCAACGCCGCGCTGAACATCGTGCGCGAGTTCGACGAGCCTTTCTGCGTGGGGCTCAAACACATGAATCCCTGCGGCGCGGCCGTCGGCCGCGACGTCGTGGAGGCGTGGACGAAGGCCTACGAGGCCGACAAGGTGTCGATCTTCGGCGGTATCGTGGCTGTCAACCGCGAGGTGACGCGCGAGGCGGCCGAACGGATGAAGCCGATTTTTTTGGAGATCATCATGGCGCCCAAGTTCTCGGAAGGGGCGTTGGAGGTGCTCTGCACGAAGAAGAACCTGCGGCTGCTCGAAGTCGACATGACGCGCAGCGACGTGCATCCGATGCAGTACGTGAGCGTCAACGGCGGTCTGCTGGCGCAGGAGCTCGACGTGGAGACGAAGCGGGTCGAGGCGTCGATGACCGTTACGAAGGCGCGTCCCGACGCTGCACAGCTGCGCGACTTGGAGTTCGCCTGGCGGATCGTCAAGCATGTCAAGTCGAACGCGATCGTGGTGGTGAAGGGGGGACAGACGCTCGGCGTCGGCGCCGGTCAGATGAACCGGATCGGATCGGCCGAGATCGCGTTGAAGGAGGCGCAGGCCAAAGGTGCGACCGAGGGGCTGGTCATGGCGTCGGACGGCTTCTTCCCCTTCGACGACTGCGTGACGCTCGCCGCCGCCAACGGTGTCGCGGCGATCGTGCAGCCAGGCGGTTCGGTACGCGACGAGGATTCGATCCGCAAGGCCGACGAAACGGGCGTGGCGATGCTCTTCACGGGGATGCGCCATTTCAAACACTGA
- the purF gene encoding amidophosphoribosyltransferase — MNELPFDSLHEECGVFGVFGVDDAPGIVYYGLHALQHRGQEACGIVSAEEGRLASVKGEGLVTEVFNGDNLSTLHGRMAIGHVRYSTAGGGGRENVQPFVFRHHTGDFALAHNGNLVNSRELVRYLEDKGSLFHSTSDSEILAHLIKKEHSSEHRIFAIIDALNMLEGGFAFLIMTENRLYACRDKYGLRPLSIGRLNDGWVVSSETCALDIVGAEFVRDVNPGEIVTLDRNGIRSRDYSMYKRNCMCAMEYIYFARPDSDIECCNVHAFRKESGRLLFEEAPADADVVIGVPDSSLSAAIGYSEASGIPYEMGLVKNRYIGRTFIQPSQAMREKGVKMKLSAVRSLVAGKRVALIDDSIVRGTTSLRIVRLLKAAGAKEVHVRIASPKMTHPCFYGVDTSTCDQLIGHRCSVEEICRQIEADSLAFLSEGALLRAGNRKEMCMACFTGRYPTALYEHAAEIGRKEDKNR; from the coding sequence ATGAATGAATTGCCTTTCGACTCCCTGCACGAGGAGTGCGGCGTCTTCGGCGTCTTCGGCGTGGACGATGCGCCGGGAATCGTCTACTACGGCCTTCATGCCTTGCAGCACCGCGGCCAGGAGGCGTGCGGCATCGTCAGTGCCGAGGAGGGCCGCCTCGCGTCGGTCAAGGGCGAGGGGTTGGTGACCGAGGTCTTCAACGGCGACAACCTTTCGACGCTCCACGGCCGCATGGCCATCGGCCATGTGCGCTACTCGACGGCAGGGGGCGGCGGCCGCGAGAACGTGCAGCCCTTCGTCTTCCGGCACCATACGGGTGATTTCGCGCTGGCGCACAACGGCAACCTCGTCAATTCACGCGAGCTGGTGCGTTACTTGGAGGACAAGGGGAGCCTCTTCCACTCGACCTCCGACAGCGAGATCCTCGCGCACCTCATCAAGAAGGAGCACAGCTCGGAGCACCGCATCTTCGCCATCATCGATGCGCTCAACATGCTCGAAGGCGGGTTCGCCTTCCTGATCATGACCGAGAACCGGCTCTACGCCTGCCGCGACAAATACGGCCTGCGTCCGCTGTCGATCGGCCGGCTCAACGACGGCTGGGTCGTCAGCTCGGAGACCTGCGCGCTGGACATCGTGGGCGCAGAGTTCGTGCGCGACGTCAATCCGGGCGAGATCGTCACGCTCGACCGCAACGGCATCCGCAGCCGCGACTATTCGATGTACAAGCGCAACTGCATGTGCGCCATGGAGTACATCTATTTCGCGCGCCCCGACAGCGACATCGAATGTTGCAACGTCCACGCCTTCCGCAAGGAGTCGGGCCGGCTCCTTTTCGAGGAGGCTCCGGCCGACGCCGACGTGGTGATCGGCGTGCCCGATTCGAGCCTTTCGGCCGCGATCGGTTACTCGGAGGCCAGCGGCATCCCCTATGAAATGGGGCTGGTCAAGAACCGTTACATCGGCCGTACCTTCATCCAGCCGTCGCAGGCGATGCGCGAGAAGGGCGTGAAGATGAAACTTTCGGCCGTGCGGTCGCTCGTGGCGGGCAAGCGCGTGGCGCTCATCGACGACTCGATCGTGCGCGGTACGACTTCGCTGCGCATCGTGCGGCTGCTCAAGGCCGCCGGCGCGAAGGAGGTGCACGTGCGCATCGCATCGCCCAAGATGACCCATCCCTGCTTCTACGGCGTCGACACCTCGACCTGCGACCAGTTGATCGGCCACCGCTGTTCGGTCGAGGAGATATGCCGCCAGATCGAGGCCGACTCGCTGGCCTTCCTCTCGGAGGGAGCGCTGCTGAGGGCCGGCAACCGCAAGGAGATGTGCATGGCCTGCTTCACGGGCCGTTATCCGACGGCGCTCTACGAACATGCCGCCGAGATCGGCCGCAAGGAGGACAAGAACCGTTAG
- a CDS encoding helix-turn-helix domain-containing protein, with amino-acid sequence MVKPNNLRKVSIARLKQEMQDTVFLSDDLAITTIDYLRNPTSEIPVSLDGFAAMIMMSGSAVLSIDTETYEVRPNMLVFFRPGSIIRTIRCSSDATAYLVACSKAFVSDIQVDISASLPIHMRFGRKPCLQVTERDVAEIRQFFQLIKTVIQSDKERYRKEIIHTLFTAVFYLITELNQREQSSEQKQGRCEVLFDQFMQLLGEYNKRERNVSFYARQLNITPKYLSSVVKEVSGKTAAKWIDESVILEAKSLLKYSGMSIQEIAYHLNFSTQSFFGKYFKQHTGTSPSRYKRKG; translated from the coding sequence ATGGTGAAGCCCAACAACCTGCGCAAGGTGTCCATCGCCCGGTTGAAGCAGGAGATGCAGGATACGGTTTTTCTGTCGGACGATCTGGCCATTACGACCATCGATTATCTGCGCAATCCCACGTCGGAGATTCCCGTGTCGCTCGACGGGTTCGCGGCGATGATCATGATGAGCGGGTCGGCGGTGCTCTCCATCGATACCGAGACCTATGAAGTCCGGCCCAACATGCTGGTATTCTTCCGTCCCGGCAGCATCATCCGGACGATCCGCTGTTCGTCCGATGCGACGGCCTATCTGGTCGCCTGTTCGAAGGCGTTCGTCAGCGACATCCAGGTCGATATTTCGGCGTCGCTGCCCATTCACATGCGCTTCGGCCGCAAACCCTGTTTGCAGGTGACCGAACGCGACGTGGCCGAAATCCGGCAGTTTTTCCAGCTTATCAAGACCGTGATCCAGAGCGATAAGGAGCGGTATCGCAAGGAGATCATCCACACGCTTTTCACGGCGGTTTTCTATCTGATTACCGAGTTGAACCAGCGCGAGCAGTCGAGCGAGCAGAAGCAGGGCCGCTGCGAAGTGCTTTTCGACCAGTTCATGCAGCTGCTGGGCGAGTACAACAAGCGGGAGCGGAACGTGAGTTTTTATGCCAGGCAGTTGAACATCACCCCGAAATATCTCTCGTCGGTGGTGAAGGAGGTGAGCGGCAAGACGGCGGCCAAGTGGATCGACGAATCGGTCATCCTCGAAGCGAAGTCGTTGCTGAAATATTCGGGCATGAGTATTCAGGAGATCGCCTACCACCTCAATTTCAGTACGCAGTCCTTCTTCGGAAAGTATTTCAAACAGCATACGGGTACCTCGCCGTCGCGTTACAAGCGCAAGGGGTAA
- a CDS encoding phosphodiester glycosidase family protein produces MKRLLGWLLVCLPVAAGAQSVQDSLAIAAIRWDTCCVRPHLVAVQAQLELFGAPQAISMVRYDAGRYRTRIVQPDSLTLTSVLAEAEGAVAAVNAGYFNVKTLVPSTFVRVGGRTVAATEAREEFRVNGVVAIKGRRVRIEPYVPADDARLARRYRDALAAGPLLLCRGEALSYADREGGFWGRHPRSVVGVTRQGEAVMIVVDGRFPGQAAGMTIGELIYLVRQLGLYSALNLDGGGSSTLWCEEAGVVNRPSDNRRFDHEGERRVTNCIAVVAE; encoded by the coding sequence ATGAAACGTCTGCTCGGTTGGCTGCTCGTGTGCCTGCCCGTTGCGGCCGGTGCGCAAAGCGTGCAGGATTCGCTGGCGATCGCCGCGATCCGCTGGGATACCTGCTGCGTGCGGCCGCATCTGGTGGCCGTGCAGGCGCAACTCGAACTGTTCGGCGCGCCGCAGGCGATCTCGATGGTCAGGTATGACGCGGGAAGATACCGCACCCGCATCGTACAGCCGGATTCGCTGACGCTTACGTCGGTTTTGGCCGAGGCGGAGGGGGCCGTGGCGGCCGTGAACGCGGGCTATTTCAATGTGAAGACGCTCGTTCCCTCGACGTTCGTGCGTGTCGGAGGCCGGACGGTCGCCGCGACCGAAGCTCGGGAAGAGTTCCGCGTCAACGGCGTGGTGGCGATAAAGGGGCGCCGCGTGCGGATCGAACCCTATGTTCCGGCGGACGACGCGCGGCTCGCGCGGCGTTACCGTGACGCGCTGGCTGCCGGGCCGCTGCTTCTCTGCCGCGGCGAGGCGTTGTCGTATGCCGATCGCGAGGGCGGTTTCTGGGGCCGGCACCCCCGTTCGGTCGTGGGCGTCACGCGACAGGGCGAGGCGGTGATGATCGTCGTGGACGGCCGTTTCCCGGGGCAGGCGGCGGGTATGACGATCGGCGAACTGATCTATCTCGTGCGGCAATTGGGGCTGTATTCGGCGCTGAACCTCGACGGCGGCGGTTCGTCGACGCTCTGGTGCGAGGAGGCGGGCGTCGTGAACCGCCCGTCCGACAACCGGAGGTTCGACCACGAGGGCGAACGGCGCGTCACGAACTGCATCGCGGTGGTGGCGGAGTGA
- the pckA gene encoding phosphoenolpyruvate carboxykinase (ATP), whose product MDKMDLKKYGITGVTEIVYNPSYDELFREETKKGLRGFDKGVVTDMGAVNVMTGVYTGRSPKDKFFVMDETTKDTIWWTSPEYKNDNKPVTKAAWKELKKLAGQELSGKKLYVVDTFCGANENTRLKIRFIMEVAWQAHFVKNMFIRPTDAELEQYGEPDFVVLNASKAKVKNYKKLGLNSETAVVFNLTEKMQVILNTWYGGEMKKGMFSYMNYLLPLKGIASMHCSANTNEKGETAIFFGLSGTGKTTLSTDPKRQLIGDDEHGWDDDGVFNFEGGCYAKVINLSKENEPDIWNAIRRNALLENVTVGPKGKIDFADKSVTENTRVSYPIFHIENIVKPVSKAPAAKKVIFLSADAFGVLPPVSILTPEQTKYYFLSGFTAKLAGTERGITEPTPTFSACFGAAFLSLHPTKYGEELVKRMKKSGAKAYLVNTGWNGTGKRISIKDTRGIIDAILDGSIDKAKTKKLPIFDFEIPTALPGVDPAILDPRDTYKSASEWDVKAKDLAERFIKNFVKFTGNDEGKSLVAAGPKL is encoded by the coding sequence ATGGACAAAATGGATTTGAAAAAGTACGGCATCACCGGCGTTACGGAGATCGTGTACAATCCGTCGTATGACGAGCTGTTCCGCGAGGAGACCAAGAAGGGCCTGCGCGGTTTCGACAAGGGCGTTGTAACCGACATGGGCGCCGTGAACGTGATGACCGGCGTCTATACCGGCCGTTCGCCCAAGGACAAGTTCTTCGTGATGGACGAGACGACGAAGGATACCATCTGGTGGACTTCGCCCGAATACAAGAACGACAACAAGCCCGTGACGAAGGCTGCATGGAAGGAGTTGAAGAAGCTCGCCGGCCAGGAGCTTTCGGGCAAGAAGCTCTACGTGGTCGATACCTTCTGCGGCGCCAACGAGAACACGCGCTTGAAGATCCGCTTCATCATGGAGGTGGCCTGGCAGGCACACTTCGTGAAGAACATGTTCATCCGTCCGACCGACGCCGAGCTGGAGCAGTACGGCGAACCCGACTTCGTGGTGCTCAACGCTTCGAAGGCGAAGGTGAAGAACTACAAGAAGCTGGGTCTGAACTCGGAGACGGCCGTGGTCTTCAACCTCACGGAGAAGATGCAGGTAATCCTCAACACGTGGTACGGCGGTGAGATGAAGAAGGGCATGTTCTCCTATATGAACTACCTGCTGCCGTTGAAGGGCATCGCTTCGATGCACTGCTCGGCCAACACCAACGAGAAGGGCGAGACGGCGATCTTCTTCGGTCTGTCGGGTACGGGCAAGACGACCCTCTCGACCGATCCCAAACGTCAGCTCATCGGCGACGACGAGCACGGCTGGGACGACGACGGCGTGTTTAACTTCGAGGGCGGCTGCTATGCCAAGGTCATCAATCTCTCGAAAGAGAACGAGCCCGACATCTGGAACGCTATCCGCCGCAACGCGCTGTTGGAGAACGTGACGGTCGGCCCGAAGGGCAAGATCGATTTCGCCGACAAGTCGGTGACCGAGAATACCCGCGTGTCGTATCCGATCTTCCATATCGAGAATATCGTGAAGCCCGTATCGAAGGCTCCGGCCGCCAAGAAGGTGATCTTCCTCTCGGCCGACGCATTCGGCGTGCTGCCTCCCGTCTCGATCCTCACGCCCGAGCAGACGAAGTACTACTTCCTCTCCGGCTTCACGGCCAAGCTGGCCGGTACCGAGCGCGGTATCACCGAGCCTACGCCGACCTTCTCGGCCTGCTTCGGCGCAGCCTTCCTGTCGCTGCACCCCACCAAGTACGGCGAGGAACTCGTTAAGCGCATGAAGAAGTCGGGCGCCAAGGCATATCTCGTGAACACGGGCTGGAACGGTACGGGCAAGCGTATCTCGATCAAGGATACCAGAGGCATCATCGACGCCATTCTCGACGGCTCGATCGACAAGGCCAAGACGAAGAAGCTCCCGATCTTCGATTTCGAAATCCCGACCGCACTGCCGGGCGTAGATCCCGCGATCCTCGATCCGCGCGATACCTACAAGTCGGCTTCGGAGTGGGACGTCAAGGCGAAGGATCTGGCCGAGCGCTTCATCAAGAACTTCGTGAAGTTCACGGGCAACGACGAGGGCAAGAGCCTCGTGGCTGCCGGTCCGAAGCTCTAA
- the purD gene encoding phosphoribosylamine--glycine ligase codes for MKVLVVGGGGREHAIVDALTRSGRIDTIYCAPGNAGIAAQAECVPIRETEVEALRDFALAHNVTLTVVGPEAALAAGIVDCFRAAGLRIFGPTKAAARIESSKEFAKELMAKYGIPTAGFHAFTAYEEARDYVASRPLPAVLKYDGLAAGKGVVIAQTMEEADAALRDMLLDDKFGHGKVVVEDWLEGPEFSFMCFVDRRRVYPMALAQDHKRAYDGDEGPNTGGMGAYSPLPFVTGEDERYALERIMQPVADAMCAEGCPFTGVLYGGLMKTRDGIKVIEFNARFGDPETEVVLPRLKSDIVEIFSAVADGWELEHPLEWHDFSTVGVVLASKGYPGNYAKGAVIEGLDEVDGAVYHMGTASKEGRIVTAGGRVAIVVCAAPTLGEALEKCNREVGKVRCDNLFHRTDIGRKAIK; via the coding sequence ATGAAAGTTCTTGTAGTGGGCGGCGGAGGCCGCGAACATGCCATTGTCGATGCGCTGACGCGCAGCGGAAGGATCGACACGATCTATTGCGCGCCGGGCAATGCGGGCATCGCGGCGCAGGCCGAGTGCGTCCCGATCCGCGAGACGGAGGTGGAGGCTTTGCGTGATTTTGCGCTGGCGCACAACGTGACGCTGACGGTCGTAGGCCCCGAAGCGGCGCTGGCGGCGGGTATCGTCGACTGTTTCCGTGCGGCGGGGTTGCGGATCTTCGGCCCGACGAAGGCGGCCGCGCGCATCGAGTCGTCGAAGGAGTTCGCCAAGGAGCTGATGGCCAAATACGGTATCCCGACGGCAGGGTTCCATGCCTTCACCGCGTATGAGGAGGCGCGCGACTACGTGGCCTCGCGTCCGTTGCCGGCAGTGCTGAAATACGACGGGCTGGCGGCAGGCAAGGGTGTGGTCATCGCGCAGACGATGGAGGAGGCCGATGCCGCGTTGCGCGACATGCTGCTCGACGACAAGTTCGGGCACGGCAAGGTGGTGGTCGAGGATTGGCTCGAAGGGCCCGAGTTCTCGTTCATGTGTTTCGTCGACCGCCGGCGCGTCTATCCGATGGCGCTGGCGCAGGATCACAAGCGGGCCTACGACGGCGACGAAGGGCCCAATACGGGCGGCATGGGCGCCTACTCGCCGCTGCCGTTCGTGACCGGGGAGGACGAACGGTATGCGTTGGAGCGGATCATGCAGCCCGTCGCCGATGCGATGTGCGCCGAAGGGTGTCCCTTCACGGGGGTGCTCTACGGCGGCCTGATGAAGACGCGCGACGGCATCAAGGTGATCGAGTTCAACGCCCGTTTCGGCGATCCGGAGACGGAAGTAGTGCTGCCGCGCCTGAAAAGCGACATCGTGGAGATCTTCTCGGCCGTGGCCGACGGCTGGGAGCTGGAGCACCCGCTCGAATGGCACGACTTTTCGACGGTGGGCGTGGTGCTGGCCTCGAAGGGCTATCCCGGCAACTATGCGAAGGGCGCCGTGATCGAGGGGCTGGACGAGGTCGACGGTGCGGTCTACCACATGGGTACGGCCTCGAAGGAGGGGCGGATCGTGACGGCCGGCGGTCGGGTGGCGATCGTCGTCTGTGCGGCGCCGACGCTCGGCGAGGCGCTGGAAAAGTGCAATCGGGAAGTAGGTAAGGTGCGGTGCGACAATCTGTTCCATCGTACGGACATCGGACGGAAAGCAATCAAGTGA
- the purN gene encoding phosphoribosylglycinamide formyltransferase: protein MKRIAVFASGEGSNFEAIAAACERGAIAAEVALVVCDRPGARVTERAAARGIACFAFAPKEYASKADYEREIVARLDAVGVDLVCLAGYMRILSEVLLGAYGGRIVNIHPSLLPAFKGAHAIEEAVAYGVKVYGVTIHWVDATLDGGRIIAQRAFAYDGDDVHEVERRVHEVEHELYVETIDKLVKA from the coding sequence ATGAAGCGGATCGCTGTTTTCGCCAGCGGCGAAGGGAGCAACTTCGAGGCGATCGCCGCTGCATGCGAGCGGGGGGCGATCGCGGCCGAGGTGGCACTCGTCGTCTGCGACCGGCCCGGGGCGCGCGTCACGGAGCGCGCGGCGGCGCGGGGCATCGCCTGCTTCGCCTTCGCGCCGAAGGAGTATGCCTCGAAGGCCGACTACGAACGCGAGATCGTCGCGCGGCTCGATGCCGTGGGAGTCGATCTGGTCTGTCTGGCGGGGTACATGCGCATCCTCTCGGAGGTGCTGCTCGGCGCCTACGGCGGGCGGATCGTCAACATCCATCCCTCGCTGCTGCCCGCCTTCAAGGGGGCGCACGCGATCGAGGAGGCCGTCGCCTACGGGGTGAAGGTCTACGGGGTGACGATCCACTGGGTCGACGCCACGCTCGACGGCGGGCGGATCATCGCGCAGCGCGCCTTCGCCTACGACGGCGACGACGTGCACGAGGTCGAACGGCGCGTGCACGAGGTGGAGCATGAATTATACGTGGAAACGATTGATAAATTGGTAAAAGCATAA